The Microcebus murinus isolate Inina chromosome 4, M.murinus_Inina_mat1.0, whole genome shotgun sequence genome has a segment encoding these proteins:
- the LOC105861319 gene encoding olfactory receptor 5G9-like, translating to MANDNYTRVTEFIFTGLNYSPQLQVFLFLLFLSFYIINLTGNLGMIVLIRIDSRLHTPMYFFLSHLSFVDICFSSVVSPKMLTDFFVKRKAISFLGCALQQWFFGFFVAAECFLLASMAYDRYVAICNPLLYSVAMSQRLCVQLVVGPYVIGFMNTMTHTTNAFRLPFCGPNVINHFFCDMSPLLSLVCADTRLNKLVVFIVAGAVGVFSGLTILVSYIYILTAILRIRSADGRRKAFSTCSSHLTAVSILYGTLFFIYVRPSASFSLDLNKVVSVFYTAVIPMLNPLIYSLRNKEVKDAIHRTVAKRKFCQA from the coding sequence ATGGCCAATGATAATTACACAAGAGTCACCGAGTTCATTTTCACAGGCTTGAATTACAGTCCCCAGTTGCAggtcttcctcttcctgctctttTTGAGTTTCTACATCATCAATCTAACTGGAAACTTGGGCATGATTGTTCTCATCCGGATCGACTCCCGCCTTCACACAcccatgtactttttcctcaGCCACCTGTCTTTTGTGGACATCTGCTTCTCCTCAGTCGTGAGCCCCAAGATGCTCACTGACTTCTTTGTCAAGAGGAAAGCCATCTCTTTCCTGGGCTGTGCTTTGCAGCAGTGGTTCTTTGGGTTCTTTGTGGCGGCAGAGTGTTTTCTCTTGGCGtccatggcctatgaccgctatgtggccatctgcaacccGCTGTTGTACTCAGTTGCCATGTCCCAGAGACTCTGTGTACAGCTGGTGGTGGGTCCCTATGTCATTGGATTCATGAACACCATGACTCATACAACAAATGCATTTCGTCTCCCTTTTTGTGGCCCAAATGTCATCAATCATTTCTTCTGTGACATGTCTCCCCTGCTCTCTCTCGTATGTGCCGATACCAGGCTCAATAAGTTGGTAGTTTTCATTGTGGCTGGAGCTGTGGGAGTCTTCAGTGGTCTGACTATCCTGGTCTCCTACATCTATATTCTCACTGCCATCCTGAGGATCCGCTCTGCTGATGGGAGGCGCAAAGCCTTTTCCACCTGCTCTTCTCACCTGACAGCCGTCTCCATCCTGTATGGTACCCTGTTCTTTATCTATGTACGGCCTAGTGCGAGTTTCTCTCTGGATCTCAATAAAGTAGTGTCTGTGTTTTACACAGCAGTGATTCCTATGTTGAACCCACTTATCTACAGCTTGAGAAACAAAGAAGTCAAAGACGCCATTCACAGGACTGTTGCTAAAAGGAAGTTTTGCCAAGCCTAG